One window of the Pieris brassicae chromosome 4, ilPieBrab1.1, whole genome shotgun sequence genome contains the following:
- the LOC123708305 gene encoding acyl-CoA-binding protein-like, which translates to MSHDAEFQKVAEAVRNWKTRPSDNENLAMYSLYKQATVGDVNISAPGITDVVASAKFKAWSDRKGISKDDAKKQYIDLAAQLSPKYA; encoded by the exons ATGTCTCACGACGCA GAATTCCAAAAGGTAGCTGAAGCCGTAAGGAACTGGAAGACCAGGCCCTCGGACAACGAGAACTTGGCCATGTACTCGCTCTACAAGCAGGCCACCGTCGGTGACGTCAACATCT CTGCACCTGGTATCACAGACGTCGTGGCCAGCGCTAAATTCAAGGCGTGGTCTGACCGCAAGGGAATTTCCAAGGACGACGCAAAGAAACAATACATCGACTTGGCCGCCCAACTGTCACCTAAATAcgcttaa
- the LOC123708794 gene encoding acyl-CoA-binding protein homolog codes for MSLQEQFDKAAEDIKKLKGRPTDADLLEIYGYFKQATVGDANPADKPGLFDLKGKAKFESWSSKSGMSKEDAQKAYVAKAQSIIDAIGLQ; via the exons ATGTCTCTACAAGAg CAATTTGACAAAGCTGCTGAAGATATCAAAAAGCTGAAGGGGCGCCCCACCGACGCCGACCTTTTGGAGATCTATGGTTACTTCAAGCAAGCCACAGTTGGAGACGCCAACCCTGCAG ATAAACCCGGTTTATTCGACTTGAAAGGTAAAGCTAAGTTCGAGTCATGGAGTTCCAAGAGCGGAATGTCAAAAGAGGACGCCCAAAAGGCATACGTCGCGAAAGCACAGAGCATCATTGACGCTATTGGTCTGCAATAA
- the LOC123708792 gene encoding superoxide dismutase [Cu-Zn]-like isoform X2, which produces MNLRLHVFFGQLLWIVSVLNGKTVEGIPGYGRNLIIKSLPAIEDFQSNVYEVIMEPYLYDPRSIGLRAIAYLKADQDSGVTGELVFRQVVPNGPVVIEGNVTGLPAGLHGLHIHQSGAVKENCQDIGPHFIAYYGRHGGPRDNIRHVGDLGNIKAEEEILNVKIIDHLISLAGPRSIVGRSIAISKSEDDYGRSSTEDSALTGTSGPAIACGVIGYLN; this is translated from the exons atgaatttaagaTTGCATGTGTTCTTCGGCCAGTTACTGTGGATAGTTTCGGTTTTAAATGGCAAAACAGTCGAAGGTATTCCCGGCTATGgcagaaatttaattataaagtctCTCCCAGCAATAGAGGACTTCCAGAGCAATGTTTACGAAGTTATCATGGAACCGTATCTTTAt gacCCCAGGTCTATTGGCCTTCGGGCAATTGCCTACCTCAAAGCTGACCAGGATTCCGGAGTCACAGGGGAATTGGTTTTCAGACAAGTGGTTCCTAATGGTCCTGTGGTTATCGAGGGTAACGTGACCGGTTTACCTGCGGGGCTACATGGACTGCACATCCACCAATCTGGTGCAGTGAAGGAGAACTGTCAAGATATTGGACCGCATTTTATTGCATACTAT GGTCGTCACGGCGGACCTCGAGACAACATACGCCACGTCGGAGACCTTGGCAACATTAAGGCAGAAGAGGAGATATTGAACGTGAAAATAATTGACCATCTGATATCATTAGCCGGCCCCAGGTCTATAGTGGGTCGGTCCATAGCCATAAGTAAGAGCGAGGATGACTATGGTAGGTCCAGCACTGAAGATAGCGCGCTTACTGGTACATCTGGACCCGCCATTGCATGCGGCGTGATAGGATACTTGAACTAA
- the LOC123708792 gene encoding superoxide dismutase [Cu-Zn]-like isoform X1, protein MNLRLHVFFGQLLWIVSVLNGKTVEGIPGYGRNLIIKSLPAIEDFQSNVYEVIMEPYLYGLGGPISSSDRVEKQFDLTRDPRSIGLRAIAYLKADQDSGVTGELVFRQVVPNGPVVIEGNVTGLPAGLHGLHIHQSGAVKENCQDIGPHFIAYYGRHGGPRDNIRHVGDLGNIKAEEEILNVKIIDHLISLAGPRSIVGRSIAISKSEDDYGRSSTEDSALTGTSGPAIACGVIGYLN, encoded by the exons atgaatttaagaTTGCATGTGTTCTTCGGCCAGTTACTGTGGATAGTTTCGGTTTTAAATGGCAAAACAGTCGAAGGTATTCCCGGCTATGgcagaaatttaattataaagtctCTCCCAGCAATAGAGGACTTCCAGAGCAATGTTTACGAAGTTATCATGGAACCGTATCTTTAt GGCCTCGGTGGACCGATATCATCCAGCGATCGCGTAGAAAAACAGTTTGATTTGACACGC gacCCCAGGTCTATTGGCCTTCGGGCAATTGCCTACCTCAAAGCTGACCAGGATTCCGGAGTCACAGGGGAATTGGTTTTCAGACAAGTGGTTCCTAATGGTCCTGTGGTTATCGAGGGTAACGTGACCGGTTTACCTGCGGGGCTACATGGACTGCACATCCACCAATCTGGTGCAGTGAAGGAGAACTGTCAAGATATTGGACCGCATTTTATTGCATACTAT GGTCGTCACGGCGGACCTCGAGACAACATACGCCACGTCGGAGACCTTGGCAACATTAAGGCAGAAGAGGAGATATTGAACGTGAAAATAATTGACCATCTGATATCATTAGCCGGCCCCAGGTCTATAGTGGGTCGGTCCATAGCCATAAGTAAGAGCGAGGATGACTATGGTAGGTCCAGCACTGAAGATAGCGCGCTTACTGGTACATCTGGACCCGCCATTGCATGCGGCGTGATAGGATACTTGAACTAA